In a single window of the Campylobacter iguaniorum genome:
- the mqnF gene encoding aminofutalosine deaminase family hydrolase — MKIIKAKYIITCNEKFDILEDFAVAFDEKIRSIAKFDELAKTYPNAEILDFSNDILMPAFINPHTHLEFSSNVSSLSYGDFINWLKSVINNRESLSAEAKKSAMQNAILEMMKSGVGTIGEISSFGSDIEICASSQARFVFFSEILGSSDEAVGANWDKFMDRFERANNFKSDKFIPAISVHSPYSTHPKLTKMALNLAKEQNLVISTHFLESEHEKNWLESGNGEFKNWLMSFNKFAKPMYDPSSFLAYFEGAKTLFTHCVFADDYLSKFDPKFHSITHCVRSNRLLSKKKLNLQKVLNAKIPVNIATDGLSSNNTLNFFDELRACLFTHSDMEILALAKTLLSASTSWGAKALGLENGVIEVGKEADISVFGGLNLQELDQLALQLILHTKEVKNLYIKGELCKF, encoded by the coding sequence ATGAAAATCATAAAAGCAAAATATATAATAACTTGTAATGAAAAATTTGATATTTTAGAAGATTTTGCAGTTGCTTTTGATGAGAAAATTCGTAGTATTGCTAAATTTGACGAGCTTGCAAAAACTTATCCGAATGCTGAAATTTTGGACTTTAGCAATGATATTTTGATGCCAGCATTTATAAATCCGCACACTCATCTTGAGTTTAGCTCAAATGTTTCAAGCCTGAGTTATGGCGATTTCATAAACTGGCTTAAAAGCGTGATAAATAATAGAGAAAGTTTGAGCGCTGAGGCTAAAAAATCAGCCATGCAAAACGCTATTTTAGAGATGATGAAAAGCGGCGTGGGGACTATCGGCGAGATTTCTAGCTTTGGGAGTGATATTGAGATTTGTGCCAGCTCACAAGCGAGATTTGTGTTTTTTAGTGAGATTTTGGGCTCAAGTGATGAGGCGGTAGGGGCAAATTGGGATAAATTTATGGATAGATTTGAGAGGGCAAATAACTTTAAAAGTGATAAATTTATCCCAGCGATTTCTGTGCATTCGCCTTACTCAACTCACCCAAAACTTACTAAAATGGCGCTAAATTTGGCCAAAGAGCAAAATTTGGTAATTTCTACTCACTTTTTAGAAAGTGAACATGAAAAAAACTGGCTAGAAAGCGGAAATGGCGAGTTTAAAAACTGGCTTATGAGCTTCAATAAATTTGCCAAGCCAATGTATGATCCAAGCTCATTTTTAGCGTATTTTGAGGGGGCTAAAACTCTTTTTACGCACTGCGTTTTTGCTGATGATTATCTTAGTAAATTTGACCCCAAATTTCACTCTATAACTCATTGCGTTCGCTCAAACAGACTTCTAAGCAAAAAAAAGCTAAATTTGCAAAAAGTTTTAAATGCTAAAATCCCTGTAAACATCGCTACAGACGGACTTAGCTCAAACAACACTCTTAACTTTTTTGATGAGCTTAGGGCTTGTTTATTTACTCATAGCGATATGGAGATTTTAGCCCTTGCAAAAACGCTTCTTAGCGCATCTACAAGCTGGGGGGCTAAGGCCTTAGGGCTAGAAAATGGGGTTATAGAAGTTGGTAAAGAAGCCGATATAAGCGTGTTTGGTGGGTTAAATTTGCAAGAGTTAGATCAACTTGCCTTGCAACTCATACTCCATACAAAGGAGGTTAAAAATTTATATATCAAAGGTGAATTATGCAAATTTTAA